Sequence from the Drosophila subpulchrella strain 33 F10 #4 breed RU33 chromosome 3R, RU_Dsub_v1.1 Primary Assembly, whole genome shotgun sequence genome:
ATCGTCGTGCGGTTTGTGCCGCTGCTGTCCACGTCCACCCTGCTGTCCTGTCTGGTGTGCGGTGACTGGCTGATCCCAGTTGCGCAATCTCAGGTCGAGCACATCCTGCATCATGAATCGCACCCGACTACTGATCTTGATCTGCACCTGCCCGCGGTGCGACGTTCCTCGAGAACGGTTTATGATGTCCTGGATGCGGCGGAATATCTTCTCAATGCGATCCCTCAGCTGGTACTGCTCAGGTAGGCTAGCCTCCAGCAAATGGCCCAcagtagtcaacaatttgcaCATATACTCCAGCTTCTCCTCGCAACCGTGTTCGAGCAGCGATTCCACGCAGTTCAGTACTCGGTCGCTGGTCAGCGACTGCAGCTTAAAGAGTTCGCCGATGAAGCGCACAGTTCCCCAGGCACGTCGTCGGAACTGGTACTCCAGGTCCTCCATTTCGGCGCGCAGCTCCGTTTTTCTTGCCGGGTCCGAGCACTGACTGATGCGATCCATCGTGGGCTGCAATTTCTTGGCCTTCGCGTTGGCATCGTTTACATTCGACTCGAACTCATGCTGAATCCGCGTAATCAGAGAGCTGGTGAAAAGCGACTTATTTTCGGCCTTGATTTCGTGAAATAGCACCTTGCAAAAGCGGGCATAGGTGGGCGCAAAGTTCGGCTCGCTAATAGTCTTTTCAAAGATTAGCAGCATGACCTGCAAAGAAATTGATATAACGTTAGTTGTATTTAACTTATTTAAACCATTAATTAGCCAAACATATATCCAATTAAAAGTCAACTTACGTTGGTCATTTTGGCTTCATTGTCCATCTTGATGCTGGACATCTCCTTAAGCAGCACGTCAAAGTTGTCGGGGGTTAGCTTGTTGAGGATACCGCGCACCTTCTTCAGTACTCCCTCCACGTCGTCTTCTTCGTCCTGACCACCGGCCATGGACACGCGGCGCAGCATACCCGGCTGCCATGCATTCTCGCACTCAGACAGCTTGATCTCCTCCTTAAGCGAGAGCTGCACCCGAATGATATCCATGTGACGCTGATTTGAGTTCATACCACCGCCTCCGCCACCTCCCATGTTGCCCATGCCGCTCGATCCTCCCATCTGCGGATGTCCATCGTGGTGCTTCTTATTGGGTCCGTGGCCACGACCACGCTTGCCGGGCACATAGTCCATCGATTCGTTGAAGCTCATATGTTGGTACTGCTGGATGTGCTGGCTGTGGCCGTGACTATGGTGCTGCTGCGGTTGCTGCTGGCGGGAGACGAACAGCTGGGAGATGCAGTCGCCCTTCTGGCAGGGGACAAGCGGTGGCTTGCGCGAATCAGATCGTTTGGAAAGCTCACGCAGTGTTTCGATGCTGTAGCGATAGTTTTTGGGTACTTGGGGAGCGGGACTAGGGCTTGGACTCTTCGAGTTGGGTACCTTTTGCTGACTGGCTTTGGGTGATCCCGGTGCTTTGCCGGTTGCCTGATGCAGGGGAGAGCTCTTCTTGCTACCTTCGCTCTTCTCTCCAGAAATCGGTGTATTAACCTTGGGAGCGCAATCTACATTATCCGCACTCCTGCTGCTCTGCGAGGAGTCGTCCTCCGCGGCCTTGCTGATCGTCGAGCTTGACCATGTGGAGCTGCATATGAAACCTGTGTCGTGACGTGCCTCTTCATGGAAATCCCCAAACTTGATTTCCACCTCAGCATTCTCCTCGGACTTGTCCTTGCCACCAGATCCTTCTGGGACTGGGTCATCTTCCTCGCACACAGAGCTGCTACTGTTCAGGAACTGCAGCTGTTGTGTTTCCGAAGGGGCGGCGGATGTGTTGGGACTGCCCTTTTGCAGGAACTTGGCCACAATCTCTTCGTTAGCTAAATGCTTTACCAGCTTTTCTTCGGAAATATTCGTCATGCTGTCCTCCTTGCCGTCAGCTGGGGAAGATACCATTTGTTTCAGTTATTACAATTACATTTTGAAacactaataataataaaaataaaaaaaattatattaacttaTCTTTACATCTTTACTCACATTCAGGATCGCTGTCTGCCTCCGCGTCGATGTCATCCTCAtcattattgttgttgttgctcgaCAACTGCTCCTTGGGATTGAGCATGGGGTCTCTTATAGTAGAACTTACGTTAGGATTATTTCTAGTTGCACTAAGCTTATCAGTCGTCGGGTGCGCAGTCGCCTTGTCATCGACAGCCGTCGTTCCTTGTTTGGTGGTTGCTGCTGCCGTGGTTGTTGTCAGAGTGGTTGTTGATGTTGTGGTCACTGTGGCAGCAATGTTATTGTTTGTGTTGATCTCTGGCGCGCCGTTGCCATTGCCCTTGCCATTGCCATTGTTGTTCTGCCCTTTGCTGCTTGTGGTGCTTGTTATCGAGGATTTCTGTTTCTTCTTCTCCAGCTCCTTGGCCCGTTTTTGGGCCTTGCGCTGGTTTTTGGTGGAATTGGTGATGGTCGTGTTGCCGGCGAGCAGGGAAACGGCGGCTGAGATGCGTGAAGCGGCCGGTATCACTGTAGTTGAGTGTCTTCCTTGAATCTGCTTGCCCTGCTGCAGGCTATTCACTGGCTGATTCTGTAGCTGTCTGGAGGCATGGGTCGGCGTGGAGGCTGCCGACGAGGAGGCCCCCGAGCTGGTCGTGGTCGAGGTAGCGGGCGGAACGTTTGACTTCCTGTTGGGTGAGCCCGCTGTTGACTTGGCCGGCACCGGAACAGCTGTTGTAGCTATCGACTTGGTTGGCTTCTGTTGGGCGACACGAGAAGCTGGCGGCGGTGTCGAGGGTCTGGCTGGTGTCAGCATCGGCTGGCTTCTGGACAGGATGGAGATTCCGGGGCAAGCGCTGGCCGCTGCCTCGGCTACGTCATTCGCTATGGATGTGGGCGTAGCGGTGCCTGCAAACAATGTCATCAGTCGATGTCTTATTATTTAAGTTTGTTACCACTCACTTTGCTTGTTGGCCGATTTGGGCCGCTGCTTTTTTGCCTGCTCTTGGAACAGAACGGGCTGCTGGCCCGCGTCGACGGCTTCGGGCAGATTCAAATCCGAGTGTACTAGCTGTAAGCTATCGTGGGTTTCCGTGGCATTGTCCACTGCAAGAGGAACCATTAGATTTGTACACTTAAAGCACGGccaacttcggcttgccgaatgCGTTACATACCCTGGGATGGTTTTGTAGTTGAGTCGACTTGTTTACAATTTCAAagttttttgtttggttttgttacaattctatttaaatttatgtacgTTATAATTTTGAAGTCAATTTCTAACTGCTTGTTAATAACAATCTGATAAAATCAGGTTGCTGTGATACTTTCTTCATTTATTAGTATAAGTATTAATATTCTGGCAAAACTAAAGTCGAAATATAgggcaaacaaaataaaaatagtttaacAGGTGGGACTGACTGTTAAACGACGGCTTTGCCAAGTGAATCGCTTTTATGAACTCACCGTCACTGTACTGCCAGAAGCTTAGATGCTCCTCGGTGTTGCCCGAGTGGGCCAGTATGTCCTTGACAATAACGCTGATCTGATCCTTATCCGTGGCTCCAGGGGGAGGGGATGGGCGGACTTCCTGGCCCACAGGATTATCACCAGCAAACACCATACCAGGCACCTTTTCCAAGGAAACGGACTGACTAAGAGAGGTCGCCGAGTTCAGAGTTTGCATATGCTGGTCCACCACTGAGCCCGACAGAATGGATGACGCCGAGGCGGAATCCATGAGGATGGGCGCCTGAAAGAGGCACATGGTGCTATCCGAGTCCAGAGCCGTGCTCGGTGTTAGCGTCGAGTTCGAGTCCTTCTTAATAAACACCGAGCTATTCGGATCCAACACGTTCTCCTTGGTGTCCGGGTGGATAATGGGAATGGCATATTTGCGCTTGCTGACCTTGTCGCTATTGGCCCCCAGTTGTGGTTGGGCTGCGGCCACAGGCGGTGTAGGCAGCGAAGTGGTTGAGAAACCACTGGCCACAGCCGGAACTCCTGTCACACTCGGCACAGTGGGCAAAGTAGTGGCGCTACTGCTTTGCAAGTGCGGCGCATAGGTGTGCAATCCGCCTGGCGGTTGGGGAAGCGGAGCCGTCATTCCAGCTGGAGCCAACATGGGCGCCGCGGCCATCCCTGCTGGCGGTCCCGGACCCAAGCCCGGCATAAAGTTCGGCAGATGAAAAGCAGCCGCTCCGTTCAGGGCACCATTGCGCGAGTTCATCATGGGAGCCACCGCTGCCGGAGCGGGACGTGGTGGATTTCCCGGCGCCACGGCGTATGTGGCAAAGTAGTTTAGATGCTGGGCGGCAGCAGGAGTTCTCTGGCCTCCACGGAGGTTGCCTCGATGCGAATTACCGGCATTAACCACATTGTTTCCAGCAGTGTTCTGAGTCGTGGGCCCCAGTTGATAGAAAGCTATCGCCTGCGTTTGACCAGCTCCAGCTGCCCCACCGGGTCCTTGCTGTTGACCATTTGGCGGAAGCTGCTTTTGCTGCGGCGGCGGATAGAAAGCGGCCGCCGGAGTTCCGGCCGTTCCGTTCGTGGGAAAGGGTACAGCCGACTGCATACCCATCAGTTGTCCGGTCTGGTTAAAGGGTACATAGGTCGCCGCAATGTAGGTGGCACCCGCTCCACCCGCATTTCCTCCGGCGGGAGCGATCAGGCCAGCTGATTGCTGAAAGTGGGGCGGTAGGGTTGGATTGCTCAACGCACGGGTTAGGTTGGGGCTGGCCGCCACTCCATTGGCTCCGACATGGCCTACGTTGTGGGGATGTCCCAGGGAGTTGTTGTTGGCGGCGGCGCTCAGTTGGAGGGCAGCGCCGCCGCCGCCATTGGCATTGTTGTTAACCGCCGCGCTGTGGGCGGTGTAGGGCGGCGGCGGCTGGGTATTGTAAAAGATGACCGGCTGATGGTGCGCCTGGGCCTGGGCTTgcacctgctgctgctgctgttgttggtgctgctgctgctgttggatGTGTTGCTGGatttgctgctgttgctgctgcagcaactgttgctgctgatgatggTGTAGACCGCTATGGTTTGGGACAAACAGCGCGTgggactgctgctgctgctgctgttgttgttgttgcgctgtctgctgttgttgctgctgctgctgctgttgctggagGTGATGGTGATGCGAGTGCGCCGCCGCCTGGTGGTGCTGGGCTTGGTGGTTGTGGTTCTGCTGATGTGTCGACTGTGGCCTGGTTCCCTTCCCACCCCCTCCCTGTTGTGGGTACATAGGAGGACCTTCGGAGGATCTGCACACGCACTCAATCGCACGGTCACACGCAAAGGCACAGGCACACACGGAGAGTTAAGAATACCGCGGCCGGAACAAAACAGATGTACAAATTGTAATGTTAGTAAGATGGAAATGGAAGTGAAACTGGATATGAAGATGGCGATGTGGGCATATTATGGTTTGGGTAAAAGCCGTGGAGTGCATGCATATGAGTATCGAATCGAATGGTTGAGGAAGCAAAAGCAACCAAAAAGCAGCATGCAAATCGTGTGGTTAGATCTTATGACTAAATACTTCAAACTACACGAGTGCACTCCCTATTTCCCCCCTTTTTCTGCCAGTTTTTCACTTAATTGAGCTATATAATTGGTATGTGGAGTATGATGTCACCCGCGGGGCGTGTTGTACATCCAAAATGCTTTCGAAGATGGCCCGCCACACACCTTATCGGCGGTTTTATCAATAGACTAGTCACTTTCGGTACCCGTACAGTACTAGCGGATGGGTGACACACAGTAACAAGTGGCGCTATTAGTCAGTGCTGGCCTTAAAGCGGAACAGCACAAAGGCGGCCACAAAGAGGCGGCCGCAGCCAGCGGACGTGGGAGGTGAGCGATGGTCCGCTGTCGCCTGTTTGGCCACAACCAGTTTGGCATTCCGTCAGCACTTTCCTCGGCACAGTGGAGACCACCAGAACTGGATCACTTAAAACTGTTTACGATGGGATTTAGTTTTAATTCGACTAAACGAAAGttctttgttgttttgttaaGCAAATTTCATTAAGCTGGGACAATGCTGATTGATAAGAATATGACAGTTGCATCATCATATACGTAGGTAGCTGAAGTAGCAACGATCGGTGCGAAAAGTGTTTACTCGGAAAATTGAGCGCCAGAACTATTGAAGTTCATATTACCAAACTTAACATAAACAAAGCTCTTAAGACATTTTAGTCGTAGGTGTTGCCAAAGTATTTTATAAGGTATTTTTCTGATCGAATTGATATTACTAAAGGGATACTTAGATCTATTTGTGGCCTTTTTGCAagtcattataaaatttaagaaaaggCACACTCTTTTTTCCAATAATCTAGACCTCTGGTTGAGCTTTCTGGCCAGATTCCACTGTACTGTGAGACCATTGCAGCTCTGTGCTGGCCTAGAAAAACCAACTCCGCTGCAGTTTGAGGCCAAGCACCTCCAAACACCAAGGAGAAAACCTGTTTTCCAGCCAGCAAAGAAGCTGCCGCTGCAACCAGAGTATGGGACCCCTCTTTTCACTCGATGGCGAGGAAAACGAAAACCTGGCTGGCAGAGATGGCTCACTGGTTTCTCGTTTGTTTGTAAACAAAACCAGTTGGACCCATGTGTGGGTGCCGATCCAATTGGGAGTGCACTCGTATTCGTATTGGAGACTGTGTGATGGGCGAGGTGTTGTTGTGCACTAAACTAAGAAACTAAGGAACCAATAACTAAGGCGAACTATTTACACAAAGAATAAATTTGGAATGCGAGTAGTGAGAGGTAAACAAGTGGAGAACTTACCGCTTcctgtgctgctgctgctgctgctgtcccTGGGGACTCCACTCGCTTGGTAGATGTGGTGATCCTACTGGTATGCGGTGTATCCTGATGCTAGGACCGCTGCCCGAAAAGGCAGTGGTTGCGTTACGCTGAGATCCTAATGGGGGGGATCTTGACTCCTGGTCAAGCCCtacgcctcctcctcctcgtggTGGTTCGCTGTATCCGGAATACTCCGATGTCTCAGATATTCCATGTAGAAAAATACGCGAGCTCTACGATGGACAGGCACATCCACATTTGTGCAGACGGACGAGGGGCACGTACACGTACATACGtacaaaaatatacaaaataacGGTACGGCTAGTGCTAAATTTTCACGGTAATTTGTTCTGTAATTGGGCGTCAGAGGGGAAAGATAAAACGTGTGCTTAAATTTGGCATTTACAAGAAATTACAATTTGATTGAAATTCTACGAATTCCCGAGCAGCGCCTGCTACGATTTTCCTtttcccactctctctctctctctatctctctccTCTTGTCCAGCTGAGCAGCCTCAGCCCCAGATTGAGAATGGAAAATGGCCAGGTATTTCGTATTTTGACACTGCTGGCAGGGGGATTTCGATTTTTAGTTAATTTACTTTTCTGGTCTTCCCCCGATTTCAAAGTTTTCGCTTTTCCTGCGAAGGCGAGGCGTTGGTTGTTGTTTTTTGCCGTTTGCCGTTCGCCCTTTTTGCGCTATCTCTCTGTCCCTGTCTGGCCGTCGGTACTTACCGCTCCGCTCCACTCCTCACGCTCGCGCCCTCTCGCTCGCACACCTAACACACAAAACTGAGGAaaggaaacaaaaaaaaatgcagtTCCACGCGGGGAACACGCCAAAAAGTTGCTCTGGCACTGCGCCTTTACATCAGTGCATCGTCTGCCACACCTGTTAATGTATACGCGGCTCACTATCTGttacaaataattttgtaAATGACGAATGAGAATGAGGAGCAATCAGAAAGTTTCACAATTCACAATAGGCTAGGGGTGGCAAGTCGTCGGTCTAGGGATGAATGTCAATATGTTTGGTATTTTTtgagtaaaaataaatatcgaAATACTTTTCACCCGGTATATCGCTGTTATCGCAAACGTAATTGCCAGAAACGTAAGAGTCGGACGTAAGAGAAACGTAATCGAAAAATTCCGCGGTCGCTGCTCTGCCGCTGCTAGATTTTGATACATCTTAACAGTGCTGTTAAATTTCATGCATCTTAACAGTGCTGTTAGAAAATCGCGTAGTCTCACATTTTAGAGCGCCAATGGTGGACGGATGGGGAAACATCTATACGGTTCTATCTGGACACAAGCCATGGTtcgaaaataaatcaaattacTCTCACTTTTGgagacttttaaaaaatgtcttaaaatttctcagaaattaaaagaatcaAGCGTTGCCAGACCGAAAAAATGCTGTCTCATCGGTTGGTGTTACCAGATTAGGAAAAATATGACTCATCTTTATGAAGAGGAAGAACACATGGCGCcttgattcaaaaatattgcatttttGAGCTTGATAAAAGTGTAGGAACGAGTAGATCGAGAAAGGAATAGTATAAAAAATAGGAGAAAAAAAGGGGGAGAAGGTCGCAAGAATTTTAAAGAGATACATTGAAAACAGGCCCCAATCAATTTGAAATAGTTAAGGACACCTAATTAATCGATACGCAATTAAGTTCTTCATCTAGTTCTAGCTCCTTGCCCTTCTTCCATtccattattatttaaatgcaaaatggaataaaactcaattttaaaatcaaaaatgaaatttagTAAATTCTCTTGTATTGTTTTTAAGCCCAAATCTCCAATCGTTTTGCCCTGCCCACTTATTCTTAATCCAAGAATATAATAATCATCCCctacaattattattttttttagccaatatatgataaatttaaaaaattaaacgaGTACCCGAATAAACTCGTTGCCTTCTTGcgtttaataaaatatacacAGACAAACAGGAACTGAAAGGATTATTTTGCGGCTGGAGAAGCAAAAAGACTAGACCGCAAATGCAAATGTTTTAAGTTGGCACAACAAAACCGCACACAGACGTCAGTTTTTCCATGCAGTTGTGAAGTCATTTGCATTGCTTGTTTTCCTGTGCGTTCAGTTCATGTTTTTGTGGCCTCTGCGGTTGGGATAAAGACAGTGGGGGcacaacaaatttaaaaatgaggGAGGgtcaaactttattttaatgaatttgGCTAAGGCAAgactattttaaatttaacggACGCTTGGGGCGACACCTAGGCGGGTGGCTTTGGAAGCCTAAATGCGTTTTTAAATTGTAACGGTTGCTTGAAAATGGGTTTTTTTtgtcataaataaatagaagAGAAATatggaaattttattataatgatTATGTTTTGAGACATTTTTGCATTAATAACTTTGTAGTCGCATGtatgtttttctttttcgttTGATTCGAAATAATTTTACTTGAACCCCTTTTTACCCCATACCCCCCAAGCCAACGCCACTGTCCTGCGGTATATTTTCCTACTAACAAGTTCTTTCGGTATATTTTCCAGCGGCGAACGGTATCTTTCGAGACCCCGCCTGCAGCCACACCGACGTCGGACGGTCACACTAAGTCCGAAGCTCGATTCGATTCGCCCTGACGCGCGTAACGCTTTTTTCCCGCATCACTTTCCTCCACTTTGGCGCTGAACAAATCTGCACAACGAAAAAAGGATGCACCACACCAAATGCTCAACAAAATTCGCCAACTGCACCTGAACCTGTGTTATCAGAAACAATTTACTACCTTAATTTACTAATTCAAGTTTTCCATCCatgtaaaaacaaataaaaatagtgCGCGAACTAAAAACGCGTAAAAACCAGAATGGGCCTAGCCcgaaataaaacattttcgttTCTTTTTACACCGTTTATTTAACGCAATCAATTAAATCGCAGCGATTAATAGGATTTACTCAAAGTGAATCGCGTCTAAACCAACTACAATAAATGTTAATGTGAAAATTGTGCAATAATTTTAGAGAAATTTCTATAAGAAATTCATAAGTGAGTTaagcataaataaatattattggaATTACAAGAGAAAATAAATGTTATGCAACTTAAAGTTACAAGTTAAATCATACAAATTAACCAAGCAGTAAATAGCCAACCGAAACGCAGTACATACAGATAGATGGATGTACATTGAAGGAATGTGTGTATATTGTGGAGTCTGAGACCTCGAAACGAGGACTACTACAAGGACTACGGATTACTACACCAATATTTGCGTTGACTTTAAGGAGAACCCACCAAAAATTAAGAGAACATAATCTGAAACAGAATCACAAAGCGCCCACCTGAGCCCCGCCCCCCCGGAAGCACCTGTCCCCGGAATCCGGGCCTTTTCACCCACGCACGCAAGCGCAGGCTCCCGGGAACCGCCATTATAATACAATTATCCGTAGCACCACCCGGAAAACCCAAAGAGGGCTGGAAAATTAGGAGCTGCCGAAATTATATTTGCTTTGATATCGCCTTTGTTTCAATCGCCCAGCCGAAAATGTGGAGGAAAGCGAGCAGGCTGGTCAGGGAAACCACCTCGTGGAAAACGCGTCGTCAGGGACAAGCTGAAGCCCCAGCagccccagcagcagcaacaatggCAGCACCAACAAAATCATCGACCAGGACGAGGACACCGACTGCACGAGGATTAACCATCGTCACATGGTCGCAGTTGGCAGTTGTTGCCGCTGTTGCAGCACTCCTGCAATGCCGCGTCTGTCAAGGTGAGTGAGTGCCCCATCCGTGTGTCCTGTGGGCGTCCTTCGGTGTGTATCTGTATGCGTGTGGTAGGTGCCACCAGACAGCGGCGGTCAAAGTACTAGCAACGGGTGTCCAAAATACTCAAAAACAGTGTTATATGGAATAGATAAAATATGTTagatttggaaaatataatatCATAATACTGATAGAAATATGTATAAGAAAGGATACTTGTCTCCGTATCATTTTCACCTTGATATCCATCCTTTGGTATCCATTTTCCAAAGGACAGAAATCTAAAATTTTCTATATTCCATATGTATTTTACGTTATTGAATGGTAAACATAATACGTGTAAATTAGCCTATCAATATGAAGTTGCTCGGACAATGCTATATTTCTGTAGAAAATTGTGTATCGAGTATTGTGCAATTTATTGACGAGGCTGCGTGCCAGATACTTTCACTTTTTTTGCTGCCATCGCTTAAGAATGCTGAGATAAATGCTGTCTTGTGGTTTGTCTGCAAGTCAATCAGATGGCTCAATAAATGCCAACGCCAAGTCACAAGTATGATGAATTCGGCCTTAGGCAACTTGGCTAAGAGTGAGTACCTTAACGAAACCTCAATTAAATCAAGTACCTTTTTTTTCACGGGGCCTCAAAACCCTCGAAAGTTGCTCAATATCTATTGAGGCTTGGCGAGTAAGAACTCAAAAGTCTGAATGTATCGCAAGTGATTAGAGCTTTGGGCTATGATGTACTTTTAATGACTTtcataccaaaaaaaaatatttaaattgattcGTCATTTTCATACCTCATGAGTTTTTTAAGGGCCATTAAAAACCCTAACTTATAGCTGAAAAACAAATGCCTGCACAGACTATTAGCACCTGTCACGAGATTTGCAAAAAGTTTTGCTAGATTTATTATGGGTACTTAGCAAGAGCGTTTaaggttttaatatttaacctTTTCTCAGGAAAATAACGTGAGTTGTTTAATTGCAAGATGATCAAAGCGCATTtgaaatttgatttatttacttattattatttttacagGGTTTCTTTGAAAATCCCCCCAGAGATTAATGTGACACACGTTTTTTAGTGCATAAAGACTTCAATTATAACAATTATCGCCGTTCAAGATAATTAATTTCCAGcatatatgtacaatgtacatttcACGCTTTCATGATCTAGGCCAAAAATCGTCACACTCAAGATCA
This genomic interval carries:
- the LOC119563167 gene encoding eukaryotic translation initiation factor 4G isoform X1; this translates as MYPQQGGGGKGTRPQSTHQQNHNHQAQHHQAAAHSHHHHLQQQQQQQQQQQTAQQQQQQQQQQSHALFVPNHSGLHHHQQQQLLQQQQQQIQQHIQQQQQHQQQQQQQVQAQAQAHHQPVIFYNTQPPPPYTAHSAAVNNNANGGGGAALQLSAAANNNSLGHPHNVGHVGANGVAASPNLTRALSNPTLPPHFQQSAGLIAPAGGNAGGAGATYIAATYVPFNQTGQLMGMQSAVPFPTNGTAGTPAAAFYPPPQQKQLPPNGQQQGPGGAAGAGQTQAIAFYQLGPTTQNTAGNNVVNAGNSHRGNLRGGQRTPAAAQHLNYFATYAVAPGNPPRPAPAAVAPMMNSRNGALNGAAAFHLPNFMPGLGPGPPAGMAAAPMLAPAGMTAPLPQPPGGLHTYAPHLQSSSATTLPTVPSVTGVPAVASGFSTTSLPTPPVAAAQPQLGANSDKVSKRKYAIPIIHPDTKENVLDPNSSVFIKKDSNSTLTPSTALDSDSTMCLFQAPILMDSASASSILSGSVVDQHMQTLNSATSLSQSVSLEKVPGMVFAGDNPVGQEVRPSPPPGATDKDQISVIVKDILAHSGNTEEHLSFWQYSDVDNATETHDSLQLVHSDLNLPEAVDAGQQPVLFQEQAKKQRPKSANKQSTATPTSIANDVAEAAASACPGISILSRSQPMLTPARPSTPPPASRVAQQKPTKSIATTAVPVPAKSTAGSPNRKSNVPPATSTTTSSGASSSAASTPTHASRQLQNQPVNSLQQGKQIQGRHSTTVIPAASRISAAVSLLAGNTTITNSTKNQRKAQKRAKELEKKKQKSSITSTTSSKGQNNNGNGKGNGNGAPEINTNNNIAATVTTTSTTTLTTTTAAATTKQGTTAVDDKATAHPTTDKLSATRNNPNVSSTIRDPMLNPKEQLSSNNNNNDEDDIDAEADSDPESDGKEDSMTNISEEKLVKHLANEEIVAKFLQKGSPNTSAAPSETQQLQFLNSSSSVCEEDDPVPEGSGGKDKSEENAEVEIKFGDFHEEARHDTGFICSSTWSSSTISKAAEDDSSQSSRSADNVDCAPKVNTPISGEKSEGSKKSSPLHQATGKAPGSPKASQQKVPNSKSPSPSPAPQVPKNYRYSIETLRELSKRSDSRKPPLVPCQKGDCISQLFVSRQQQPQQHHSHGHSQHIQQYQHMSFNESMDYVPGKRGRGHGPNKKHHDGHPQMGGSSGMGNMGGGGGGGMNSNQRHMDIIRVQLSLKEEIKLSECENAWQPGMLRRVSMAGGQDEEDDVEGVLKKVRGILNKLTPDNFDVLLKEMSSIKMDNEAKMTNVMLLIFEKTISEPNFAPTYARFCKVLFHEIKAENKSLFTSSLITRIQHEFESNVNDANAKAKKLQPTMDRISQCSDPARKTELRAEMEDLEYQFRRRAWGTVRFIGELFKLQSLTSDRVLNCVESLLEHGCEEKLEYMCKLLTTVGHLLEASLPEQYQLRDRIEKIFRRIQDIINRSRGTSHRGQVQIKISSRVRFMMQDVLDLRLRNWDQPVTAHQTGQQGGRGQQRHKPHDDSKDQSHHSSGGGRGGGGGMNQHQHQQSMHHQQQKHHHQHGHDGGNYFMQKMPNKQHHENQTLSIDPSKLRFSSSSASDNTLAKLGNPSHYQWRNEGNRPVSSSTVNSSNVPPPTSLLKRPGQNYRFSPYQQPQPTLGTPMTAASGNRSHVDQSPDASFNSKQCQELVTKMVEEALNTRDWQPEVLAIWRSHSGSQQTKTLHYLLMEYLHKSMVKRQHRQACGNVFAYLMGKEAVDKEVFGKAYSRFGDDFPDLLVDVPNGWGYVFEFLGPIIHSGKLDLKDVWQRRWLDDLFFTERFVYAFVSYFVQEFGAAYARKLWHNDYKLDRGQLFWNDSRKYREFVQAHSFYFLDNGPGQGQGHAKAKAPTTPRSSVEHIERIRYLLALSCDMAIDYINTNVAINDNFVRQLTRFLCCDFALTVMTNTHKNKSGGNARPPQLNTESFRSRCTPLLRLCIDAQEALEIACIDEAVDSLQQHFMTEGEDDMAASETICSTFSVLYESEVIPKESFDKWYKLEMAHSTLYRRPLIDKLRGFIDEM
- the LOC119563167 gene encoding eukaryotic translation initiation factor 4G isoform X2 encodes the protein MLTPARPSTPPPASRVAQQKPTKSIATTAVPVPAKSTAGSPNRKSNVPPATSTTTSSGASSSAASTPTHASRQLQNQPVNSLQQGKQIQGRHSTTVIPAASRISAAVSLLAGNTTITNSTKNQRKAQKRAKELEKKKQKSSITSTTSSKGQNNNGNGKGNGNGAPEINTNNNIAATVTTTSTTTLTTTTAAATTKQGTTAVDDKATAHPTTDKLSATRNNPNVSSTIRDPMLNPKEQLSSNNNNNDEDDIDAEADSDPESDGKEDSMTNISEEKLVKHLANEEIVAKFLQKGSPNTSAAPSETQQLQFLNSSSSVCEEDDPVPEGSGGKDKSEENAEVEIKFGDFHEEARHDTGFICSSTWSSSTISKAAEDDSSQSSRSADNVDCAPKVNTPISGEKSEGSKKSSPLHQATGKAPGSPKASQQKVPNSKSPSPSPAPQVPKNYRYSIETLRELSKRSDSRKPPLVPCQKGDCISQLFVSRQQQPQQHHSHGHSQHIQQYQHMSFNESMDYVPGKRGRGHGPNKKHHDGHPQMGGSSGMGNMGGGGGGGMNSNQRHMDIIRVQLSLKEEIKLSECENAWQPGMLRRVSMAGGQDEEDDVEGVLKKVRGILNKLTPDNFDVLLKEMSSIKMDNEAKMTNVMLLIFEKTISEPNFAPTYARFCKVLFHEIKAENKSLFTSSLITRIQHEFESNVNDANAKAKKLQPTMDRISQCSDPARKTELRAEMEDLEYQFRRRAWGTVRFIGELFKLQSLTSDRVLNCVESLLEHGCEEKLEYMCKLLTTVGHLLEASLPEQYQLRDRIEKIFRRIQDIINRSRGTSHRGQVQIKISSRVRFMMQDVLDLRLRNWDQPVTAHQTGQQGGRGQQRHKPHDDSKDQSHHSSGGGRGGGGGMNQHQHQQSMHHQQQKHHHQHGHDGGNYFMQKMPNKQHHENQTLSIDPSKLRFSSSSASDNTLAKLGNPSHYQWRNEGNRPVSSSTVNSSNVPPPTSLLKRPGQNYRFSPYQQPQPTLGTPMTAASGNRSHVDQSPDASFNSKQCQELVTKMVEEALNTRDWQPEVLAIWRSHSGSQQTKTLHYLLMEYLHKSMVKRQHRQACGNVFAYLMGKEAVDKEVFGKAYSRFGDDFPDLLVDVPNGWGYVFEFLGPIIHSGKLDLKDVWQRRWLDDLFFTERFVYAFVSYFVQEFGAAYARKLWHNDYKLDRGQLFWNDSRKYREFVQAHSFYFLDNGPGQGQGHAKAKAPTTPRSSVEHIERIRYLLALSCDMAIDYINTNVAINDNFVRQLTRFLCCDFALTVMTNTHKNKSGGNARPPQLNTESFRSRCTPLLRLCIDAQEALEIACIDEAVDSLQQHFMTEGEDDMAASETICSTFSVLYESEVIPKESFDKWYKLEMAHSTLYRRPLIDKLRGFIDEM